A genome region from Eurosta solidaginis isolate ZX-2024a chromosome 2, ASM4086904v1, whole genome shotgun sequence includes the following:
- the LOC137240297 gene encoding protein transport protein Sec24D-like has protein sequence MPRIYSWHLLLMAFMMPPTQPGQTPMLSQPPKPGVNPQYPDMSGRPGYNQTPAPVTGKYQQPQQYDQVQRRLDPYQMPNPISVIIENQNSAGGAFITNEHGLLPPLVTTKYVVEDQGNSSPRYVRSSLYCIPATADLLKTTALSITLTVSPMARTAEGEYEPPIVNFGELGAIRCNRCKAQ, from the exons atgccgcggatatattcttggcacttgttattgatggcttttatgatgccaccaacacaacctggacagacgccaatgctcagtcaaccacccaagccgggtgtcaacccccaatacccggacatgtccggacgtcctggttataat caaacacctgcacctgttactggtaaatatcaacagccgcaacagtatgatcaagtccaacgccgtttagatccatatcagatgccaaatccgataagcgttatcattgaaaatcaaaatagcgctggtggtgcttttattactaatgaacatggtttattaccaccattggtgaccacaaaatatgtggtagaagatcagggtaactcctcgccacgttacgttag gtcgtctttgtattgcatacctgcaacagctgatttattaaaaacaacagctttgtccattacacttaccgtctcaccaatggcacgcaccgctgagggtgaatatgagccacccattgtaaattttggtgaattgggtgcaattagatgtaatcgttgcaaggctcaatag